One window from the genome of Brachyspira sp. SAP_772 encodes:
- a CDS encoding lipopolysaccharide assembly protein LapB — translation MSNDFYHIAGENRTTQDMLLLKTTMANCGIDINSKIKVIDFYHLLSSREDLIKRLFDGTKIENLEKALSYTIPISSGFRKLNLLAGEENYIVKSITSLSESSEEDIKVTLTKEYVKQHSDFDIEKEINIYEFAVMLINDLGVIDSFVDENEIIEAEETLPILSDSNTIKTLFEDGKYYKVIEECNKIIDFNENNEEANKEDLINAYKYRAKCYLKLNFDTLKDIEKIQELNKNDIESYEVKAKIYLLNDDTDNALLSINNGLEINDKYFSLYQLKYNILCMINKEQEALDDVNNKLKEYGDIFELLKSKILIIDYCFSKKKLDLSLISSMIGKTFLNGYYVERFIHNEYLPIINKAISLCNDDYELHYLYSKYSYKSLFLRDQLLYYKLPNITFINNYLNIISDYPPIPILNYFTIVHSESIDRKAYMTIINNLNISLNINPKYENAFILKGLIFKILGETNELLKLRDEYVKQGFEPDKIFNKLFND, via the coding sequence TTGTCTAATGATTTTTATCATATCGCAGGAGAAAACCGCACTACACAGGATATGCTTTTATTAAAAACTACCATGGCAAACTGCGGAATTGATATAAACTCAAAAATAAAGGTTATAGATTTTTACCATTTATTAAGCAGCAGAGAAGATTTGATTAAAAGACTTTTTGATGGCACAAAAATTGAAAATCTTGAAAAAGCATTATCATACACTATACCTATATCATCTGGATTTAGAAAATTGAATTTGCTTGCAGGAGAGGAAAATTATATAGTAAAATCAATAACAAGTTTAAGCGAGTCTTCTGAAGAAGATATAAAGGTAACACTAACTAAAGAATATGTAAAACAGCATTCCGATTTCGATATAGAAAAAGAAATAAATATATATGAATTTGCAGTTATGCTTATAAATGATTTGGGAGTTATTGATTCATTTGTAGATGAAAACGAAATTATTGAGGCTGAAGAAACACTACCTATTTTGTCAGACTCAAATACAATAAAAACTTTATTTGAGGATGGCAAATATTATAAAGTTATAGAAGAATGCAATAAAATAATAGATTTTAATGAAAATAATGAAGAGGCAAACAAAGAAGATTTGATTAATGCCTATAAATACAGAGCTAAATGCTATCTTAAACTAAACTTTGATACATTAAAAGATATAGAAAAAATACAAGAATTAAACAAAAATGATATTGAAAGTTATGAAGTAAAAGCAAAAATATATTTGTTAAATGATGATACAGATAATGCTTTATTATCAATAAATAATGGTTTAGAAATAAATGATAAATATTTTAGTTTATACCAATTAAAATATAACATATTATGTATGATTAATAAAGAACAAGAAGCTTTAGATGATGTTAACAATAAGTTAAAAGAATACGGTGATATATTTGAACTTCTAAAATCAAAAATACTCATAATAGATTATTGTTTTAGTAAAAAAAAATTAGATTTATCATTGATTTCTAGTATGATCGGAAAAACATTTTTAAATGGATATTATGTAGAAAGATTTATACATAATGAATATTTACCAATTATTAATAAAGCTATATCGTTATGTAACGATGACTATGAATTACACTATTTATATTCAAAATATTCATATAAATCATTGTTTTTACGTGATCAACTCTTATATTATAAATTACCCAATATTACATTTATTAATAATTATTTAAATATAATATCTGATTATCCACCAATTCCAATTTTAAATTATTTCACAATAGTTCATTCAGAGTCTATAGATAGAAAGGCTTATATGACAATAATTAATAACTTAAATATAAGTTTAAATATTAATCCAAAATATGAAAACGCTTTTATTTTAAAAGGGTTAATATTTAAAATATTAGGAGAAACTAATGAACTATTGAAGTTAAGAGATGAGTATGTTAAACAGGGGTTTGAGCCTGATAAGATATTCAATAAGCTTTTTAATGATTAA
- the htpG gene encoding molecular chaperone HtpG codes for MAEKQILNFEAETKQILNLMVHSIYTHKEIFLRELISNASDALDKARFESITKSDKYTDIDNLRIKIEVDEQNRTLSIIDNGIGMTREDVINNIGSIARSGTKAFLERIQKDKEASKESGIDLIGQFGVGFYSAFMVADDIIIETKNVDSEKGVRWESNGDGSYSIEDIDKQDRGTKIILKLKAKDKNLEEDGFVDDDYCNRYTLESLIHKYSNYVHYPIIMDMPIPKKDEKEIQQYEEKTINSMVSIWQKSKSDVKPEEYNEFYKEHFHDYADPFEVIHTRAEGTIEYTALLFIPSKAPFNFLHPDFERGLELYSRNVFIMGKCKDLLPEYLKFVRGLVDSPDFSLNISREILQHSTQLKRIASNVEKKVLEALENILKNDRKRYQEFFKEFGESIKIGIYSDFTKKDKLSNLLLFQSSETADGEYTTLAEYKSRMKEGQEFIYYAAAKDKATIEKLPHMEGMKDKGYEVLYFTDRVDEFMVSMMREFDGTKLHSILQADNNTENKDKNKDSANKDVLNAIKEVLGADKVAEVRETNRLKESVVCLSNKEDSISFNMAKVLAESGNPMFAMKPERVLEINTSHEVFKAIEKEYQANKTSDLFKEYSELLYDEACILEGLPLEDPKLFASRMSKLMLKL; via the coding sequence ATGGCAGAAAAACAAATACTTAATTTTGAAGCCGAAACAAAACAGATATTAAATTTAATGGTGCATTCTATATACACTCATAAAGAAATATTTTTAAGAGAGCTTATATCAAATGCAAGTGATGCTCTAGATAAAGCTAGATTTGAATCTATAACTAAAAGTGATAAATATACTGATATAGATAACTTAAGAATAAAAATAGAAGTAGATGAGCAAAATAGAACATTAAGCATTATAGATAACGGAATAGGTATGACAAGAGAAGATGTTATCAATAATATAGGCTCTATTGCAAGAAGCGGTACTAAAGCATTTTTGGAGAGAATACAAAAAGATAAAGAAGCATCAAAAGAAAGCGGAATAGATTTAATAGGACAATTTGGTGTTGGATTTTATTCTGCATTTATGGTTGCTGATGATATTATAATAGAGACTAAAAATGTTGATAGTGAAAAGGGTGTTCGTTGGGAGAGTAATGGAGACGGCTCTTATTCTATAGAAGATATTGATAAACAAGACAGAGGAACAAAAATCATACTCAAATTAAAAGCAAAAGATAAAAATTTAGAAGAAGACGGATTTGTTGATGATGATTATTGCAACAGATATACTTTGGAAAGCCTTATTCATAAATATTCAAACTATGTTCATTATCCTATTATTATGGATATGCCTATACCAAAAAAAGACGAAAAAGAAATTCAGCAATATGAAGAGAAAACTATTAACTCAATGGTAAGTATATGGCAGAAATCAAAAAGCGATGTTAAGCCGGAAGAATATAACGAGTTTTATAAAGAGCATTTCCACGACTATGCAGACCCATTTGAAGTAATACATACAAGAGCAGAGGGTACTATAGAATATACTGCACTTTTGTTTATACCTTCAAAAGCACCTTTCAATTTCCTTCATCCAGATTTTGAGAGAGGTTTAGAGCTTTATTCAAGAAACGTATTTATAATGGGTAAGTGTAAAGACTTGCTTCCTGAATATTTAAAATTTGTTAGAGGTTTGGTTGATTCTCCTGACTTCTCTTTAAATATTTCAAGAGAGATTTTACAGCATAGCACTCAATTAAAAAGAATAGCATCAAATGTTGAAAAAAAGGTTTTGGAAGCTTTAGAAAATATATTAAAAAATGATAGAAAAAGATATCAAGAGTTTTTCAAAGAGTTTGGAGAGTCTATAAAGATAGGAATATATTCAGACTTTACTAAAAAAGATAAGCTATCTAATTTATTATTATTCCAGTCATCAGAAACAGCTGACGGAGAATATACAACATTAGCAGAATATAAATCAAGAATGAAAGAAGGCCAAGAGTTTATATATTATGCAGCTGCCAAAGATAAAGCTACAATAGAAAAGCTTCCTCATATGGAAGGCATGAAAGATAAAGGTTATGAAGTTCTTTATTTCACTGACAGGGTTGATGAGTTTATGGTTAGCATGATGAGAGAGTTTGACGGCACTAAACTTCATTCTATACTTCAGGCTGATAACAACACAGAAAATAAAGATAAAAACAAAGATTCTGCTAATAAAGATGTACTTAATGCTATAAAAGAAGTGTTAGGTGCTGATAAGGTTGCTGAGGTTAGAGAGACTAACAGACTTAAAGAGAGTGTTGTTTGTTTATCAAATAAAGAAGATTCTATAAGCTTTAATATGGCTAAAGTTCTTGCTGAAAGCGGCAATCCTATGTTTGCTATGAAGCCAGAGAGAGTATTAGAAATTAATACTTCTCATGAGGTATTTAAAGCTATAGAGAAAGAGTATCAGGCTAATAAAACTTCTGATTTGTTTAAGGAGTATAGTGAACTTCTTTATGATGAAGCTTGTATACTTGAAGGACTTCCTTTAGAAGACCCTAAATTATTTGCAAGCAGAATGAGTAAATTAATGCTAAAGTTATAA
- a CDS encoding CoA-disulfide reductase encodes MKKVIIIGGVAAGMSAAAKARRLDKDAVITVYEKTEYVSWGACGMPYYVGGFFDNSNTMIARTAEATIKSGIDLKIKHEVLKIDANNKKVIVKDLENNKEFEDSYDTLLIATGAKSIIPKIENINIGNVSTLKEFTDAINMKEKMKDDNIKNVVVLGAGFIAIEAAHTIKHLGKNVRIIQRSDRVFGAKFDKEFSDLAIENIKTHIELNLNEKVLSLEADSNNNVKSVVTDKGRYDADYVVVAIGVTPNSDLAKEAGIQLMENGAILVDREGKTNIDSIYAAGDCAGIYNRVLDNTSYAALATGANKLGRMVASNLIGGNEKFIGSLGSACILCFDLEMARTGITEEEAKKNNINYKTVTVKDIDHTHYYPDYQDLHIKLVYSAENRKILGGQIAGKRGAVLRSDVIAACIHAGLTVDELGMLDLCYAPPFARTWDSLNVVGNAAK; translated from the coding sequence ATGAAAAAAGTAATAATTATAGGAGGAGTTGCAGCTGGAATGAGTGCTGCTGCAAAGGCAAGAAGATTAGACAAAGATGCTGTTATAACAGTTTATGAAAAAACTGAATATGTGTCTTGGGGAGCTTGCGGTATGCCATATTACGTTGGAGGTTTTTTTGACAATTCCAACACTATGATTGCAAGAACTGCTGAAGCTACTATAAAATCGGGAATAGATTTAAAAATTAAACATGAAGTATTAAAAATTGATGCTAATAATAAAAAAGTAATAGTAAAAGACTTAGAAAATAATAAAGAGTTTGAAGACAGCTATGATACTTTACTTATAGCTACTGGGGCTAAATCTATAATACCAAAAATAGAAAATATTAATATTGGAAATGTATCTACACTTAAAGAGTTTACAGATGCTATTAATATGAAAGAAAAAATGAAAGATGATAATATAAAGAATGTAGTTGTGCTTGGTGCTGGTTTTATAGCTATAGAGGCTGCACATACTATAAAGCATCTTGGCAAAAACGTAAGAATAATACAGCGTTCTGATAGGGTATTTGGAGCGAAATTTGACAAAGAGTTTTCTGACTTAGCTATTGAGAATATAAAAACACATATTGAGTTAAATTTAAACGAAAAAGTTTTATCATTAGAAGCTGACTCAAATAATAATGTTAAGTCAGTTGTTACAGACAAAGGAAGATATGATGCTGATTATGTTGTTGTTGCTATTGGAGTTACACCTAATAGTGATTTGGCTAAAGAGGCAGGAATACAATTAATGGAAAACGGTGCTATACTCGTTGATAGAGAAGGAAAGACTAATATTGATTCTATATATGCTGCTGGGGACTGTGCTGGAATATATAATAGAGTATTAGATAATACAAGTTATGCTGCTTTGGCTACTGGTGCTAATAAACTAGGAAGAATGGTTGCTTCTAATTTGATTGGCGGAAATGAAAAGTTTATTGGAAGCTTGGGAAGTGCTTGTATACTTTGTTTTGATTTGGAAATGGCAAGAACTGGCATTACTGAAGAAGAGGCTAAAAAGAATAATATTAATTACAAAACCGTTACAGTAAAAGATATTGACCATACACATTATTATCCAGATTATCAGGATTTGCATATAAAACTAGTATATTCTGCTGAGAACAGAAAAATATTAGGAGGGCAAATTGCTGGAAAAAGAGGTGCTGTGCTTAGAAGCGATGTAATAGCTGCTTGTATACATGCTGGGCTTACTGTTGATGAGTTGGGTATGCTTGATTTATGCTATGCTCCGCCTTTTGCACGCACTTGGGATTCTTTGAATGTTGTGGGCAATGCCGCTAAATAA
- a CDS encoding STAS domain-containing protein — protein sequence MIDCSFEINYFVKEDSVIVLYLKKNICLESLPKIKDIILEYLSKGINNIILNLCECSFIERDIWNYFIDFKKELNNECYGDIVLANMNGVVKLDYDLMELSNSIESFESLNDALYNFGIFNHTVFA from the coding sequence ATGATTGATTGTTCATTTGAAATTAATTATTTCGTCAAAGAAGATTCTGTAATAGTATTATATTTAAAAAAGAATATATGCTTAGAATCGCTTCCAAAAATAAAAGACATAATATTAGAATATTTATCAAAAGGCATTAATAATATAATACTCAATCTTTGCGAATGTTCTTTTATTGAAAGGGATATATGGAATTATTTTATAGATTTTAAAAAAGAACTTAATAATGAATGTTATGGGGATATTGTACTTGCAAATATGAATGGAGTTGTTAAACTAGATTATGATTTAATGGAGCTTTCAAATTCAATAGAGTCATTTGAGAGCTTAAATGATGCTCTTTACAATTTTGGGATATTTAATCATACTGTATTTGCTTAA
- a CDS encoding patatin-like phospholipase family protein yields the protein MNRLGLVLAGGGGKGSYHIGVWKAFREFGFDKYIYAISGTSVGALNACLIYQNDYEKAEKIWLHEVQDKILSFDAENIIKNVSKILIPLGIPMIRIIALAGIVASSGIFSRDGLLSLIDKYLDFDYLLNTNDPLYAACLAVPDFNVHYFPINKSERDRIRKILLATSAIPFVFDKEVIDGTTYIDGGIPIVGDNIPIRPLYDLGCNMVVVVHLSRDAVIKRDKFPNLKIIEIVPQEDLRGIIKGTLNFSSSAIKSHIEQGYNDAKRILKPVFDMATDQFELLQSIKKMYIDEQEYKHKIKSIKEERYNIKNDIQRIAIENNIKIKYTDDMKKLDNNNNNNIE from the coding sequence ATGAACAGATTAGGGCTTGTCCTTGCAGGAGGCGGAGGAAAAGGTTCTTATCATATAGGAGTATGGAAAGCATTTAGAGAGTTTGGTTTTGACAAATATATTTATGCTATTTCTGGTACTTCTGTAGGGGCTTTGAATGCATGCTTAATATATCAAAATGATTATGAGAAAGCTGAAAAAATTTGGCTTCATGAGGTGCAAGATAAAATACTTTCTTTTGATGCAGAAAATATAATAAAAAACGTTTCAAAAATTTTAATACCTTTAGGCATACCAATGATTAGAATCATAGCATTGGCTGGAATAGTTGCCTCAAGTGGAATATTTTCTAGGGACGGGCTTTTAAGTCTTATTGACAAGTATTTAGATTTTGATTATTTGCTTAATACCAATGATCCGCTTTATGCTGCATGCTTAGCTGTACCAGATTTTAATGTTCATTATTTTCCTATAAATAAAAGCGAAAGGGATAGGATAAGAAAAATACTTCTTGCAACAAGTGCTATTCCTTTCGTATTTGATAAAGAAGTTATTGACGGCACAACATATATAGATGGAGGTATTCCTATTGTAGGAGATAATATACCTATAAGACCTCTTTATGATTTGGGGTGTAATATGGTTGTAGTTGTACATTTAAGCAGGGATGCAGTTATAAAGAGAGATAAGTTTCCTAATTTAAAAATAATAGAAATAGTACCGCAGGAAGATCTGAGAGGTATTATAAAGGGCACTTTAAATTTTTCATCATCTGCCATAAAATCGCATATTGAACAAGGATATAATGATGCTAAAAGAATATTAAAACCTGTATTTGATATGGCTACTGACCAGTTTGAACTATTGCAGTCTATTAAAAAAATGTATATTGATGAACAGGAATATAAACATAAAATAAAATCAATAAAAGAAGAAAGATATAATATAAAAAATGATATTCAAAGAATAGCTATTGAAAACAATATAAAAATTAAATATACTGATGATATGAAAAAACTAGATAATAATAATAATAATAATATTGAATAA
- a CDS encoding bifunctional riboflavin kinase/FAD synthetase codes for MNQVVINDFCKIDIKKNSVVTIGKFDGVHKGHQKLIRYTVNMARKYNLLSVVMMIRKKNVSIYHMEENISFIKALGVNYIIVIDFLPEFYTMEAKEFFNRLIEYYKMKRIVIGEDFAFGKDRVGDIDFLKRYALEKGVNVNIVNFLNHCGDKVSSSKIRDCLSNGEVENVNRMLGRNYSMSGIIIHGNALGRKIGYPTANLELDDNIFVPKMGVYSSLVSIGNSSNLYKALTFIGISNINKELRVESHILDFSRMIYGKKITVIFLKYIRDNIKVNSIEEVKSLLEKDEYNVRKYFKRRKKCLLQQTKN; via the coding sequence ATGAATCAAGTTGTTATTAATGATTTTTGTAAGATAGATATAAAAAAGAATAGTGTAGTTACAATAGGTAAATTTGATGGTGTTCATAAGGGGCATCAGAAGCTTATTAGATATACTGTCAATATGGCTAGAAAATATAACTTATTATCTGTTGTTATGATGATAAGGAAGAAGAATGTATCTATTTATCATATGGAAGAGAATATATCTTTTATCAAGGCTTTGGGAGTTAATTATATAATAGTTATTGACTTTTTACCAGAATTTTATACAATGGAGGCTAAAGAGTTCTTTAATAGGTTAATAGAATATTATAAGATGAAGCGAATTGTTATTGGAGAGGACTTTGCTTTTGGTAAGGATAGAGTTGGCGATATTGATTTTTTAAAGAGATATGCTTTAGAAAAAGGTGTTAATGTAAATATAGTTAATTTTCTTAATCATTGCGGAGATAAAGTATCAAGCAGTAAAATAAGAGATTGTTTATCTAACGGCGAAGTAGAAAATGTAAATAGGATGCTTGGCAGAAATTATAGTATGAGCGGCATTATAATACATGGCAATGCTTTGGGCAGAAAGATTGGTTATCCTACTGCTAATTTAGAATTAGATGATAATATATTTGTTCCTAAGATGGGAGTTTATAGCTCTTTAGTAAGTATAGGAAACAGTTCTAATCTATATAAAGCTTTAACTTTTATAGGTATAAGCAACATAAATAAAGAACTTAGAGTAGAGAGCCATATATTAGACTTTTCTAGAATGATATATGGTAAAAAAATAACAGTTATATTTCTTAAATATATTAGAGATAATATTAAAGTTAACTCTATAGAAGAAGTGAAATCATTATTAGAAAAAGATGAATACAATGTAAGAAAATATTTCAAAAGGAGAAAAAAATGTCTATTACAGCAGACGAAAAACTAA
- a CDS encoding DUF3793 family protein, whose amino-acid sequence MNEQNFDTLIINHCAPTLSGIKIANIFTYQYNSKKDVYNKIASYNKILNSRNINVSIIKDYDSKVIVYVYNKKRLEEYIFDDEIFDFLEDYGYKDKNLYNCIELLKKRMRYNKDFPHEIGIFLGYPLMDIYGFINNYGKNSLYAGYWKVYHNKKEAIKTFESYNRCRDFYTSTFLNGKGILEIMDDYKEYAYS is encoded by the coding sequence ATGAATGAGCAAAACTTTGATACATTAATTATTAACCACTGTGCACCAACCCTTTCTGGTATAAAAATAGCAAACATCTTTACATATCAATACAACTCTAAAAAAGATGTTTACAACAAAATAGCTTCATACAACAAAATATTAAACAGCCGCAATATAAATGTGTCTATCATAAAAGATTATGATAGTAAAGTGATAGTTTATGTTTATAATAAAAAAAGGCTTGAAGAATATATTTTTGATGATGAGATTTTTGATTTTTTAGAGGATTATGGGTATAAAGATAAAAATCTATATAACTGTATAGAACTATTAAAAAAGAGAATGCGGTATAATAAAGATTTTCCACATGAGATAGGTATATTTTTAGGATATCCTCTTATGGACATATACGGCTTTATAAACAATTACGGAAAAAATAGTTTATACGCTGGTTATTGGAAAGTATATCATAATAAAAAAGAAGCTATCAAAACTTTTGAAAGCTACAATAGATGCAGAGATTTTTATACGAGCACATTTTTAAATGGTAAGGGCATATTGGAGATAATGGATGATTATAAAGAGTATGCTTATAGTTAA